Sequence from the Aquimarina sp. Aq107 genome:
TTGCCGAAGATACATTTACTACTACAGGTACAGAAAATGAAACAGGAACTGGTCTTGGTCTTAGGATATGCAAAGAATTAATAGAACTTAATCAAGGTAAGATACAAGTCGAAAGTACACCTGGAAAAGGAAGTGTTTTCTCAGTTTCATTACCAAAAGCGGCTTGAGCTTAGGTTATTTATCCATTATGCTTCTAAACTGATAAAAGAACCGTTCTATAAGTCTTAAATCTTCTGTTATTATTTCTACAGAACCACGCATTTCTTGTTGAAAAGGTATTTCTTTGTTATAGGTAGTTATGAGTTTTTTAGGAAGTTTTACATCAATAAGATATAAACCATCTTTATCTGGTAACATGGATATATAATCTACTGTTCCTTGTAACATCCCGAACTCATCATCCGGAAAATTTTCTAATTTAATATTCGCTTTTTGTCCTAATTTTATTTTTCCAGAATTCTGAGTAGGAGCTTTTATTTTAGCCACATAAGAAGAAGATTCTTGAATTGGGATTACAATAAAAACAATATCTCCAGCGGTAACATTTTCGTTCTCGAAACGATAGTTTGAAAATGAAACTCTTCCTTCTATGTCAGACTGCAGTAAGTATCTTAATTCCCAATCTTTAATACTTTTTTTCAATTGATCAAACGATTGTATTACCTTATTACGTAGGCTAATTTCCTCTCGTTGTTGATTAAATTCAGCTCCTTTTGAAGTTTTTTGTGCATTACTTATACCTTCTTTGATTTGAGAAAGTTGGGAGTCATAATTTTTATAATTATTCTCAAACTGCAGATACTCAATTTTAGATGCTTCATATTCTTGCTGAGAAATACTTCCTTTATCATATAACTCTTGCTGCCTGTCAAAAGCTTTTTTCTTAAAACTTAAGGCACTTTTTTCCACCTTTTTTTGACTTAAGATGCCTTCTTGTCTTCTATACAATTCTGATAAAGATATCTGATTAGCTAAATTTTCATCCGAATAAGGTTGCAAATCCTTATTTAAACTATACTCAATATAACTGTTTTCAAAAGTTGCATAGCTTGTTTGTATATCTCCTAATTCAAGTATTGGAGGCATTTGGGCGAATGGGAACTCTATTTTTCTATTATTAATCGTAATAGTGTCAATAACTCTTTTGAGACTAAAAACATCTAAATAGTTTGCTGTATTCCTTAAAATGGCCAATGGAGTTCCTTCGGGAACCGTATCTCCTTCTTTTACTAGTATTGCTTCTATTTTTTCACTGACATTTGCTTGTTCTTTTTGTAGTGGAAAATTTGTTGTTATTATTGCTTGTGCAGGAATAGTATCGGGATATTTAAGCATCCATGACAGAAATAACAATAATAGAATTAATACTAATATTAATAGATTCCCCCATCGAATCATCCAATGCGGTACTCGAGTTAAAATCTCTTGAACTTCTTCACTTCTTAATTGTATGTCGTCTAAATTATCTGGCATGTTACTTTCCTAATTCTAATTGATTTTTAACCAAATTATAATAGCTTCCTTTTTCTTTGATCAATGATTCATGATTTCCTACTTCTATAATTTCTCCCTTATCAAGCACTACAATCTGATCTGCATTTTTAACAGTACTTAATCTGTGTGCTATTACCATAACTGTTTTATCTTTGAAAAAAGTATCTAATTTTTCCATGATAACCTTCTCATTATTGGCATCTAGAGCAGAAGTTGCTTCGTCAAAGAATAAAAATTTAGGGTTTTTGTATACAGCTCTAGCAATAAATAATCTTTGTTTTTGACCAGTACTTAATCCCACACCTTCCATTCCTATTTTGGTGTTATAAGATAATGGTAAAGATTCTACAAATTCCTTGATATTAGCTACATCTACAGCATGAGCTAATTTTTTCTTGTCTACATAATCTTCTCCAACCGCAATGTTATTAGCAATTGTATCATTAAATATATAACCTTCTTGCATCACAACCCCAAATTGATCTCTCCAAGATTTCTGAGATACGTGTTGTAAATCATGAGAGCCGATAAATATTTGTCCTTCATCAGGTTCGTAAAACTTTAGTAGAATTTTCATAAGGGTAGTTTTTCCGCTACCACTTACACCTACTACTGCTGTTATTTTATTAGCAGGAATAGAGAGTTTTAAATTTTGTAAGACAGGTTTGTCCGAACCAACATATCTAAAACTAAGATTTTTAATTTCAAAACCAGAATTATCTGGAATTTCCCGAATCTTTTCTTCTCCGGATTTTTCTTCGTCTTCCTTATTATGAATTTCTCCAAGACGTTCTAATGAAATCTGAGCGTCTTGCAATTCTCTTAAGAAATTAATCAATTGAGTAATTGGAGCATTTAATTGTCCTACGATAGATGTAATTGCCAGCATCATACCCAAAGTAATTTCTCCGTCAATCACCAATAAAGCAGAAAGAACAGTAATTAGTATGTTTTTTAGCTCGTTTATAAAAGCAGAACCAACACTTTGATATTGTTCTAAAGCTAGGTTTTCTATAGATATTTTGAAAAGCTTAGCTTGTACAAATTCCCAATTCCACCTTTTTCTTTTTTCGGCATTGTGGAGTTTAATTTCCTGCATACCATTTACCAACTCAATTACCTTGCTCTGTTCTTCACTGATTTGGGAAAAACGTTTATAATCTAATTTTTTACGTTTTTTGAAAAATATTAATATCCAAGCAAAGTAAAAAGCACTACCAATTGCAAAAACTGAAAAAATGGAGAAACTGTAATAAATAAGAACAATACTAAAAACGATTAAGTTCACCATCGAAAATAATACGTTTAATGAGGACATAGTAAGGATCTGTTCTATCCTTTTATGGTCATTAATCCGCTGTAATAAATCTCCAGTCATTTTTACATCAAAATAGGAGATGGGTAGATTCATTAACTTAATAAAGAAATCTGATATTAGAGAAATATTTATTCTAGTACTTAAATGTAATAAAATCCAACTTCGTAGAACATCTATTAAAGTTCTTCCAATAAAGAGCGATAATTGTGCGATTAACACTAGATATACAAAATTAATATCTTCGTTTTCGATACCTACATCAACGATACTCTGAGTAAGAAAAGGAGTAATTAATTGTAATAAACTCCCTGCAGTTAATCCAAGAATAAGTTGAAAAATGAATTTTTTGTATTGGAAAACATATTTAGAAATAAATTTGAAACCAAACTCTTCATCTTTCTCATCTAAATTATCATTGTAGAATTTTGGTGTTGGTTCAACTAATAATGCAACACCTTCTTCACTAGTTTGATCAGCATTATTACCAATCCAAGCTTTAATGAATTCTTCTTTGGTGTATGTAATTAAACCATGGGCAGGGTCTGACACATAAATTGTCATACCTCCTTTTTTGGTAGTTTTGACTTTATAAACTACTACATAATGTACTTTGTTCCAGTGTACTATACAAGGCAAAGGAACTTCTAATAATTGATCTAAGGATAGTTTTACTCCTAATGATCTAAATCCAATACTTTCTACAGCTTCGCTTAAACCGAGTAAAGAACTTCCTTCTCTTGTTGTCTCACTTAGAGATCTAAGTTTCTGAGTGTTTAGTACTTTTCCGTAATGTTTAGCTATGATTTTAATACAAGTAGGTCCACAATCTTTTGATTCGGCTTGTTTGTAAAAAGGAAATTTAGGCATTAAAAGTTTTAATTTTGAGTGATGAGTTGTTCTACAAAGAAAAGTAATTCTTTTTGATTATACTATCAAACTTGATTAGATACTAAATTGTTTATATGAATTAGTTTAACTAATAAGCAATTTGTTACCCAAGAAAGATGAATTATTTTTAAATATTATTTTTTAAGTTGATAGCGAAACGCTAACATGTTCTGGTTGTAGGATTTCTAATAATAACGTTTTTTCTAGTACAAAAGAAATCATCCTAGTTTTAAAACTTGTAATGTCTTGTCCAAACTGTTTTAAGAAATCTTCATCTTTTGATAATTCATCATATAGTTCTTTTATGGAAACAGGTTCCATAAAATATAGTAAAATACTATGCCAACCAACAAGATCTTTTTTATCTACTTTTCTATTATATGGAATTGTAAATTCTATAGTGATTGGCTCTGCATTAAAATCGATAATACATTCTTTTTTTAAAACAAACTTGGTTGTTAGCAATTCTTCAATAGTTACGTTTTCTACAAAATCATAAAAATCAAATATATTCTGTAATCTAGAAGGCTTAATTTCTTGATCAAAACCTTGATAAGGAAAAAGTTTATGGAGTTTAGTTTTTATATTCTTATAATATTCCGGGAAATGATATTGAAGTCTGGCTTCAATTTGTTCGCAAGCAAAAATTGATTTTTTAGCAAATCCAATACAATGAATGAATTTAGAAATAAGGGGTACTGTACTTAAATCAATGATTTCTGCAAAATTTGGTTGTACGTTATCAAATAAATATTGAACTTTTAAATCGTTTTTATCCGTAATAGCAAATCCCAGTTGTTGTTCGAAAATAGTATTGAATATTCCAATATCTATATAAGGGAAATGACGTTGGTTTTTTTCTATTAAGTTTTTAGCTGTAGCATACAATTCTTTAAAATAATTATTGTTTTTCCCGCCAATAAAGCCGGCATTATGAGCTTGAATTTTACCGTTTTTGTAATAGTTATTTATGAGTTCATTAGGTATAGAATCAAAATTTGCGAGCATATACTTAAATGTTTTAGCATACCCAGGAAAGTTTGTTTCAATGTTTTGAGCAATGATGTCATACTGATCGATATCGTAAGGGATTTTGTCCCAAATAAAAATATCATTATCTAAGTGAATAAAAGGTTCACTTTGTTCAGCACATGTAACGAGCTTCCCAAAAGCCCATAGTTTGGGATGATAATTATTGATTTTCTCCAGATTAGTATGAATGTTAGAATAGGGTAATTCTAGTAAATCATCAAATAGTTCTTTTCCTCTATTGTCAGTAAATAGTTCATTTGATTTGTAAAACCTATTTATGGTTAGAGCGCTTAAGGCAAAACTATAAAATGCATATTTTTGATTTGGCCATCCACCATTAAACCTAGCATTTGCATCATCCGAGTTGTGATATGTAGGTTTAGTCCAAAAACTTTGAATTATTTTCATGATACTGTGTGTTTAAAAAGAGGATGTTTAAAAAACACCCTCTATAAATTAAGATGAATAGATCTTAGTAATTAGGCTTACACCAAGTATGCAATTCAGTGTCATAATATAAATATTGACCGTTAATCCAAGACCCATGAGGAGGATACATTTTACCAGATGGGCAATTAGGGTAAGACCCATATTCGTAGCCACCAGTAATTTGCTTAGCTTCTTTTCTGTCTAAGATTTCACCTTTGATTTTCTTTAAAATTTCTGATTTTTTCATTTTTACATGATTTTAAATTAATAATGATTTGATAGTATACTATTACTATATAATACGATGAAAAGGAGAAATGTTACTAGGGAGAAATTCACTTAAACGTTGTAGTGTTGATAAGTTGTTAGAATTGTATGTTTTTTAACATAATCCTGACATAAGTATTGGTTAAAATGTTATTTTTTTATCAAAATGTGGCCCTATGCAATGTGAACTGTGGAGAAGTGGTAATTTCCTTTTGAAAGAAAATTTTAGAAGAGATATAATTATTAATGACGAACATTCTTGAGATATATAAAATAAAAAGGAGTGTTTTTATATAAAACACTCCTTTTTAAGGATACAATCAAGCTTGGCTTTTAGCGTAAACTTAACTTGGTGGAGGCTATTCCTTTTTCATTTTGGATTTGTACTAAGTACAATCCGCGGGCTAATTCTCCTATTTCAAAATTAGTTCCCGGTTCAAAATTACCTTCAAATTTCTTGGCTAATGAACCAGTGATATTATAAACAAATACTTTCTGTACAGATTCATCAATACTAAATGTAGTTTTAGCAGGGTTAGGGTATGCGTTAAAACTATTCCCTTTAATAAAATCCTGAGTACTTAAACTACGTTGTTGATTCGCATATATTTTAAATTCACCAGGTTGTAATGAAATAACGGCGTTTACATCAGTCACTTCTATAGAAGATCCTGCTTCATCTAATAAATCATACCAAGTTCCAGTTTCTTGAAAAGTAGGATTGATAGAAATGGTACTAACTCCAAAATTTCCAATAATGGTTACATATTCTATTTCATCTCCTGTCGCAGAAGCATCCGTAAGTTGAATTTTCTTTGATGTGGTTGATGATAATGATAGTGCGAAGTCATTAGTTGCAAATATCTTCTCATTTAACTTCAGATCAATTAACTTAGTATATACATCATATACATCCGTTCTATCAGTAACGTTTAAATAATCCCAACGGATAGGTTTTGGATTTGTTCTACATCCATCATCTATACTACCATCTTCACAACGATTAATGCTAAAACCATATCCTAATTCGCCAAATTGCCAAATCATTTTTGGTCCTGGAATAGTAAAGTAAAATGCACCGGCAAGTTCTACTCGATCCAACGCAGTAGATAGTTCGGTTATATCGTAGGTTGGAGAATTGGTGTCATTTCCGAATTGAATGTTTTTATACATCAAACGTTCTTCATCATGGCTCTCCATATAACTAATATTTGATGGAGTAGTCCAACCACGAGATAAATAAGAAACGGATTGAAAATTAGAATCTCCATACCCCATTGTAGCTTGATTATAGTTGAAATTACTATTCCCCCAAACAAGCATACCTTCATTAATTAAGATGGTTTCTTCAGAATTTGGGGCGAAATGTTCAAGAATAACATATGCATCAGCATCAACAGCTTGAATCGCTGTATTCATTCTGGTAAGTATATCAATTCGGCTTTGATCAAATGATCCTCCATCGCCAATAGTGTTAGTAAATCCCTTGGTGAAGTCAAATCTAAAACCATCAATATTGTATTCTGTTAACCAATATTCGTTTAATCGATCAATATAATCTTCTGTAGCTTGTGATTCATGATCTATATCATTAAAGAATGAAAAAGTCGGATTAGAATCAGTTTCCCTAAATATTGGGTTCTCTGCAGTCGCCTGACCATTATAGCAACCATTACAATCATTCCACATTCTATAATAAGGGTTTTGACCAGTAGCATGATTGTAAACAACATCTAATATAACCGCAATCCCTCTAGCATGACATTCATCTATAAATTGTTTAAATGCAGTAGGAGTTCCATAATACTTATCCAATGCCATGTGAAATGAAGGGTTGTATCCCCAACTAATGTTTCCATCAAATTCTGATACAGGCATTAATTCGATTGCATTTACACCTAAATCTTCTAAATAATCTAGTCTTGCTTTAACGGCATCAAAAGAATGTAAATTATCAAAATCACGAATCAGCAACTCATAAATAACTAAATCGGTAACCTCCGGTCTTTGAAAACCGGTAGTTTGCCAAATGTATGGCGCTTCTCCAGTTTTAAACCAGGATACAGCATCATTAGTTTTTCCAGTTGGATAACTTGGTAAATCAGGAAAAGTTACATTGTCTATAAATGAATCATTAAATTCAGATAATATTAGGGTAGAGTAGGGGTCAGCAACTGATATAGAAGCATCCACTACATATTGATATAGAATATTTGCATTATTAGTTAGGTTATCTAAAGTAATCCAAAACCTGTCTTGTGCACTATCTTTATTTAATAGATATGTGTTGTCAAGAGTCCAGTCATTGTTATTGAAATTCCCTTTTAAATGCACATAGTTTTTTCCGGGAGCGTATAATACGAATGTCGCAGACGTTCCATCTAGATTCAATCCATCCTTCATGCCAGCAGGCACAGGAACTTCAGTAACTACAGGAGTAGTAATGGCTGAAAAAGTTTCTGATAAAGAGTTTGTTGTTCCAGTTTCTGTGGCCACTAGCTCAAAGTCAACTCCTTCTGTAATAGTATAATTAGTAGTGTAATTTGTAATATTTGCTTGCGTATCAACGGATGCACCGTTAGCAAAAAGTTCAAAATCTGCATTTACGGTAGAAGTAGCAGTAATAGTAAGATCATTTCCATTATCAATGATACTTACGGATTCGGTAGGAGCATCCAAAGTAAGTTGAAAGATACCTACGTTGACCACATTGTCTTGAGTTTTATTATCACCAGTACCATCCTGAGCTTTCGCTAACATACCTATACGATCAATCCCAGTAGTACCATAAAAAGTAGTTGGCGTTAATGTAATAGAATATGTTCCATTTCCATTATCAGTAAAAACTTGAGGTTGAGCACTATTTGATGAATCTGTCCAATCACCATTATTTGGAGAGTTGATGGCAGCTGTTGCAGTTGGGCTATCAAAATACCATGCCCATAAGTATAAGTCTGTTGTCCCCCATGCACTAAGATCTACTCCAGATACAGTAATTGTGATTTCATCATCTTCGTTAAAAGCTGAAGGAGTAATTGTAAAAGTTGCATTTTGTTGTTGGGCATTAGACATAATGAGTCCTAGAAAGAACATAAATAATAAAGTAAACTTTTTCATGACGCTATATGTTTAAAGCAAAAAGGCTGTTAATTTAATAACAGCCTTTTCTATGTTTATATTTAACTATTGAGGTGTTAAAGTATATGTGTAATTATTAGGGTTACTTAGGTCTAAAGTAACTAAGTATGTTCCAGCAGTATCAACACTAAGGTTTCCACCATTAAATCCTAATTGACCATCTTCTGCTCCAGTACCTAAATTATCCTGTGGATCATCCCAGTTGTCATTAGCTCTAAATTTAAACTCATCAACAGTTAAGTCAACTACGATACTCCAAGTTTGAGCAGCGGCATCATACGTTAAATCTGTATCACTATCCCAACCTGTTGGTGTAGCAGCTCCAATAATACCCCATACTTGCTTTCTTGATGTCCAAGTGATGTTTTCTGGATCAGTAAAATCGGCATCTATTTTATAGTACCCTGCTTCAGAAACTCTCATGTTAGATTCTCCTTCTTGCACTAAAACCCCTGAAGATCCACTTCCGTCAGCATCTCCATAATCTCCTTCAAAACTAGTATTGGTAGGTAATACTTTAAACTCTGGACTAGCATTGTTTAAGAAAATATATCCTTGAAAAGCAGTTGCTCCGAACTCAGCAGCTTCAATAGTTGGTAAAGTATCTGCAGGTGTCCAATCGTCACCATATCCACCAGCGCTTAAGAAGTTTCCAATAATAAAAAACTTAGGTGCTTCCGTAGTAAATGGAGTTATAACAACAATTCTTGATTCAGAATATTGAGGTTCTCCAGCTCCAACATTTGCAGCAATTCTAACTTCTACGTTAGAAGGCTCTCCTGGAGCTAAACCTAATGCCAAAGCTGCATTATTAAAAGAATCTACAGATACAGGAATTTGTAATGAACTACCACTTCCTAGTTCTTGAGCAGAAGCGAATTCATTTCCTTCAGTGTCAACTTGAATAATATAGTTTGTAGCAGAATCAAAATTGAAATCTGCATCTGTAAATGTAAACCTCTCTGCAAGTAGATCTTTAGTTTCAAAAGTAAATACATAAGAAGTTCCAGCTTCTGGAGCAGTTAATACAGGAGCTTCGGCTAATTCAAAAATTGGTCTATCTTCTATGTTGTCATCACTTGTACATCCAATAAATAATGTACTTAGTATAGCTAATGTTAAAAATATTTTTTTCATTTTATATAATTTTTTAATAACCTGAGTTTTGATTAATGTTTGGATTTGCTACTAATTCAGTAGACGGGATTGGGAAAAGGCTTATGTGAGGAGGTAGTGGAGAACCATTGGTTGCTCCATTTTTAAATGGCCATAAATAGGTTCCTCCAGTAAATTGTTCGAATCTTATTAGATCCGTTCTTCGCTGGCCTTCCCAGTATAATTCTCTTCCTCTTTCATCAAGTAAGAAGTCTAATGTAAGATCTCCAGCATTTATATTTCCGCTAGAGTCACCATAAGCACGTTCTCTTAGTTGATTAACATATCCTACAGCATCATTAGGAGTACCTCCTGTACCACCTCTTACTACAGCTTCGGCATAGTTTAAGAAAACTTCTCCAAGTCTAAACATGTGAAAATCAGCATCTACATGTGTCCCTGTTCCATCTGATCCTGGTGCTAAATCTACTCCAACGTTTCTCCATTTTTGTATTGCATATCCATCAGAATAATTTGAAAGTGTTGCAATCTCAAGAGTTTGACCGTTTGAATAGAATTTTCCTCTTGAGTCATTCCAAAGTGGTTGAGAAGCAATCGAAACTGCCATAGTTGGTGCTGGTACTTCAGCACCGTTGTTTGTGATAACACCGGTTAAAAAGTTATAGTTATAAACTTCGTTTGAGTCAAAAGCAGGATTAATGTTATTTTCATCAGTCCCTAGATATTCAAAATCACCATCCGCATCAAATGCTTTTAATGTACCTGCGTCTTCAGCTAATAATCTTAAATCATTATCATATTCATAGATTTCAAAGGATCCACTACTATTTCCAAATAACTCAACAAAAGATTCTGTAGTTCGTACTCCAAACCATCCACCATCTATACCAAAGGCTCTAGGTCGAATATTTCCACCAATTGGAGCATGTGTTAAGAAAGTCGTTCCTCCAAAAGATTGTGTGTTAATTCCATCAAAAGCAACGCTGAAGATACTCTCGCTTTGAGAACCATTAAAATTATTGTCTGCTAAGAAAAGTTTTTGATAATCATCTACTAAATCAAAACCTACGTTCAATATTTTATTAGTGTATTCTAAACTTTCTGTATACATTTCTACACCAGTATATACTTCTGCATTTAAGTAAAGTTTTGATAATAGCATCCATACCGCAGCTTGGTCAGCTCTTGGATATGAATTTGTTCGTGGTGCTGGCATTTCATCTTCGATAGCTAATAACTCAGATACCACAAAATCAAATGCTTCTTTTCTAGAAACTTGTGGAGGAATAAATCCAACTACTGGATCATTTTCTGTGAAGAAAGCAATATTCCCAAACATATCGATCAAATGAAAATGACTTAATGCTCTTAAGAAACGAGCCTCAGCTCTAAATCCTTGAATTTCTGTTCTTAAAGCTGCAGATACTCCTCTCGAATCTAATTTGCCATCCGTCGTTTGTCTCAAATATTCGTTTACCGATGAAACCTGAAAATTAGCTCTATCATAGAACGCTCTTACAAAAGCATTACTAGAAGTCCATTGTCCAAAATTTAATACAGGTAGATCAGGATCTCCCCAAGCAATTACAGCTTCATCTGTTGGTAATTCTTGTAGTTGCCAAAATCCTCTTAAGTATTGGCCGAAACCTGCGTCAATACCTGAAATGTCACTATCACCCGGACCTAACTGACCACTTACCGCTAGTCCAGAGTATAGCTTACCAAGTGCTTGCAAATATGCTTGATCAGAACTAAAGAATTCATCCGTAGTTTGATTCTGATCATCATTAACTTCTACATCTAAATCATCAGTACAAGACCCTACAGATAATAGGAACGTGCATATACCAATGTTTATTAAGTTTTTAAATTTTATCTTCATTGCATTAATTTTTAAAAGTCTAAATTAACTCCAAATTGGTACGTTCTTGGTCTTGGATAAATCGTACTATCAAAACCACTACTGATTTCAGGATCTATACCAGTATAATCAGTAATAATTAAAACATTATTCACCGTTCCGTACAATTTCATATCAATATTCTTATAGTTCAAGAAATTCTTAAAAGTGTATCCTAAAGAGATGTTATCTAATTTTAGGAATGAAGCATCTTGGATATAATAATCTGAAGAAAACCTATCAACTCCACCATCAAAAAAGTTAGACTGTAATAAGTCTGTAGTAGTGTTAGAAAGTGTATTCTGGAAATTCAAAATTCTTCTTCCATTACTTCCCGCATCTACAAAATTATAGTTATAATTCCCTACACTACCTCTCCAGAACATACTAAAGTTCCAATTCTTATAATCTAAGATGGTATTAAAACCGTAAAAGAAATCTGCTGCGGGTTTTCTATAAATATATTTATCTTTCTCATTTATGATGTTATCGTTATTTCTATCAACATAGGCTCCTTCTACAGGTGTTCCGTTAGCATCATATATTTGTTCAAATACCCAATAAGAATTAGGAGCGAAACCTACCGTTTGAATATTAATATTACTACCAACAAAACCGGTATTAAAGAACCCTTCGAAATTTGGATTATCTACTGCAAATAATTCTGTAACTTCTCCTTTTTGAAAAGTTATATTACCTCCAATTTGCCATCTTAAGTTTTCTGTTTGGATGGGAGTAACATTTAAAGAAAGTTCAAGCCCTTCATTAGTTAAGTTCCCTAAATTCACATCATCTTCGTTTGATAAACTACCACTAGGAAGAGCAGCTAAAAAGAGAAGATCTTCGGTTTCTTTTCTATATACATCTATGGAACCGGATACTCTACCATCAAAAAGCCCATAATCTAAACCTACGTTATACTGAGTTGTAGTTTCCCAAGTTAAATCTGGATTATAAGGAAGTGCTAGACCTGTAGAGATAAAGATTGGAGTTCCATCTGGTTCCTGACCAATCTGATATTGAGATTGTGGATCACTAGTCAATATTCTAGCAAGAGATGGCGTAGCATCACCGATACTTTGTTGTGGTGTAACACCATAACTTACTCTAAACTTTAATTGAGAAATTAAATTAGAATCTTTTAAGAAATTCTCGTTGTGTGCATTCCAAGAAAATGCTCCAGATGGACTATTTGTCCATTGATTTTCGAGACCAGAAAATCTTGAAGTCGCATCTCTTCTAAAACTTCCTGTAAAAATGTATTTATCAGCAATAGAGATAGTAGCCCTTCCAAAAAATCCTAATAAGACTTCTCTTGGATTATTAAATGGGTTATCTATTTCTACAAGATCGAATCCTCTACTAAAATTACTACCACTATCCAGAAATTTCTGATAAGAATATCCCGCTGTAACATCAAAAGTGGTATTTAGATCTTCAACATCTTTTCTGTAATTTAGATAGAAATCAAAAAGTAAATTTTCTCTTTTTTGTTGAGATCTGCTAAAACTGTCATTTCCAGTTCGAGCAGCGTTGGCTACCGAATTTGCAGACGTAACATTTTCAGTTTTTGCACTTGC
This genomic interval carries:
- a CDS encoding SusE domain-containing protein, producing MKKIFLTLAILSTLFIGCTSDDNIEDRPIFELAEAPVLTAPEAGTSYVFTFETKDLLAERFTFTDADFNFDSATNYIIQVDTEGNEFASAQELGSGSSLQIPVSVDSFNNAALALGLAPGEPSNVEVRIAANVGAGEPQYSESRIVVITPFTTEAPKFFIIGNFLSAGGYGDDWTPADTLPTIEAAEFGATAFQGYIFLNNASPEFKVLPTNTSFEGDYGDADGSGSSGVLVQEGESNMRVSEAGYYKIDADFTDPENITWTSRKQVWGIIGAATPTGWDSDTDLTYDAAAQTWSIVVDLTVDEFKFRANDNWDDPQDNLGTGAEDGQLGFNGGNLSVDTAGTYLVTLDLSNPNNYTYTLTPQ
- a CDS encoding RagB/SusD family nutrient uptake outer membrane protein; its protein translation is MKIKFKNLINIGICTFLLSVGSCTDDLDVEVNDDQNQTTDEFFSSDQAYLQALGKLYSGLAVSGQLGPGDSDISGIDAGFGQYLRGFWQLQELPTDEAVIAWGDPDLPVLNFGQWTSSNAFVRAFYDRANFQVSSVNEYLRQTTDGKLDSRGVSAALRTEIQGFRAEARFLRALSHFHLIDMFGNIAFFTENDPVVGFIPPQVSRKEAFDFVVSELLAIEDEMPAPRTNSYPRADQAAVWMLLSKLYLNAEVYTGVEMYTESLEYTNKILNVGFDLVDDYQKLFLADNNFNGSQSESIFSVAFDGINTQSFGGTTFLTHAPIGGNIRPRAFGIDGGWFGVRTTESFVELFGNSSGSFEIYEYDNDLRLLAEDAGTLKAFDADGDFEYLGTDENNINPAFDSNEVYNYNFLTGVITNNGAEVPAPTMAVSIASQPLWNDSRGKFYSNGQTLEIATLSNYSDGYAIQKWRNVGVDLAPGSDGTGTHVDADFHMFRLGEVFLNYAEAVVRGGTGGTPNDAVGYVNQLRERAYGDSSGNINAGDLTLDFLLDERGRELYWEGQRRTDLIRFEQFTGGTYLWPFKNGATNGSPLPPHISLFPIPSTELVANPNINQNSGY
- a CDS encoding SusC/RagA family TonB-linked outer membrane protein; its protein translation is MKTFTKSALFLLWLIPMSFFAQSSVSGTVTDAGNGQPIPGVNIIIKGTTNGTSSDFDGNYVLNGVNNGDIIEFSYVGFIAQEFPYSGTSRIDVALQEDAAELEQVVVIGYGSVRKKDLTGSVTTVTADDFNQGVNASPDQLIKGRTAGVTVIDNGGAPGEGSTIRIRGGSSLNASNNPLIIVDGVPLDPGPGGTRNNLNSINPNDIESFTVLKDASATAIYGFRASNGVIIITTKKGLNTDGKLKFNYNGNVTFSEIVDKIEALDGNQFREYVTANGSQAQIDLLGTENTDWQDEILQNAVSTNHNISLSSGWDWINYRVSLGLLSEEGLIKTDQLDRTSLSANIRTKFFDNHLRINTNIKTAIEDYTYATTNIGAALGFDPTQPVFQDNNFGNYFQWLDGSGNAIALAGQNPVAALEQNDSRGLIFRSLGNLEVDYKFHFLPELRANLNIGYEIASAKTENVTSANSVANAARTGNDSFSRSQQKRENLLFDFYLNYRKDVEDLNTTFDVTAGYSYQKFLDSGSNFSRGFDLVEIDNPFNNPREVLLGFFGRATISIADKYIFTGSFRRDATSRFSGLENQWTNSPSGAFSWNAHNENFLKDSNLISQLKFRVSYGVTPQQSIGDATPSLARILTSDPQSQYQIGQEPDGTPIFISTGLALPYNPDLTWETTTQYNVGLDYGLFDGRVSGSIDVYRKETEDLLFLAALPSGSLSNEDDVNLGNLTNEGLELSLNVTPIQTENLRWQIGGNITFQKGEVTELFAVDNPNFEGFFNTGFVGSNINIQTVGFAPNSYWVFEQIYDANGTPVEGAYVDRNNDNIINEKDKYIYRKPAADFFYGFNTILDYKNWNFSMFWRGSVGNYNYNFVDAGSNGRRILNFQNTLSNTTTDLLQSNFFDGGVDRFSSDYYIQDASFLKLDNISLGYTFKNFLNYKNIDMKLYGTVNNVLIITDYTGIDPEISSGFDSTIYPRPRTYQFGVNLDF